GAATGTATCCCACACCTGCTTTCTGGTCGTGACGTGCTGGGCATGGCCCAGACTGGTAGCGGTAAAACTGCGGCGTTCTCGCTGCCGCTGCTGAACAACATCGATCCGGACCTGCGTGCACCGCAGATCCTCGTTCTGGCTCCAACCCGTGAACTGGCGGTTCAGGTTGCTGAAGCCATGACGGAATTCTCTAAACACATGCGCGGCGTAAACGTGGTTGCCCTGTACGGCGGCCAGCGTTATGACGTGCAGTTACGCGCCCTGCGCCAGGGCCCACAGATTGTTGTCGGTACGCCGGGCCGTCTGCTGGATCACCTGAAGCGCGGTACACTGGATCTCTCTAAACTGAGCGGTCTGGTACTGGATGAAGCAGACGAAATGCTGCGTATGGGCTTCATCGAAGACGTAGAAACCATTATGGCGCAGATCCCGGAAGGTCATCAGACCGCTCTGTTCTCTGCCACGATGCCAGAAGCCATTCGTCGCATTACCCGTCGCTTCATGAAAGAGCCGCAGGAAGTGCGCATTCAGTCCAGCGTTACCACTCGCCCGGACATCAGCCAGAGCTACTGGTCTGTGTACGGCATGCGCAAAAACGAAGCGCTGGTGCGTTTCCTGGAAGCAGAAGATTTTGATGCGGCGATTATTTTCGTACGTACCAAAAACGCGACCCTGGAAGTGGCTGAAGCCCTGGAGCGTAACGGCTATAACAGCGCAGCGCTGAATGGCGACATGAACCAGGCTCTGCGTGAGCAGACGCTGGAGCGTCTGAAAGACGGTCGTCTGGATATCCTGATTGCAACCGACGTGGCAGCACGTGGTCTGGACGTTGAACGTATCAGCCTGGTTGTAAACTACGACATCCCAATGGACTCCGAGTCCTACGTTCACCGTATCGGCCGTACCGGTCGTGCGGGTCGTGCAGGCCGTGCGCTGCTGTTCGTTGAGAATCGCGAGCGTCGTCTGCTGCGTAACATTGAACGCACTATGAAGCTGACCATTCCGGAAGCTGAGCTGCCAAACGCAGAACTGCTGGGCAAACGCCGTCTGGAAAAATTCGCTGCCAAAGTTCAGCAGCAACTGGAAAGCAGCGATCTGGATCAGTACCGTGCGCTGCTGGCGCAGATCCAGCCAACCGCTGAAGGCGAAGAGCTGGATATCGAAACGCTGGCTGCAGCACTGCTGAAGATGGCACAGGGCGAACGTACCCTGATCGTGCCACCAGATGCACCGATGCGTCCTCGTCGTGAGTTCCGTGACCGTGACGATCGCTTCGAACGTCGTGGCGATCGTAACGACCGTGGCCCACGTGGTGACCGTCCAGAGCGTGGTGGTGAAGATCGTCCACGTCGTGAGCGTCGTGACGCTGGCGAAATGGAGCTGTACCGCATTGAAGTGGGCCGTGATGATGGTGTTGAAGTTCGTCATATCGTTGGCGCGATCGCGAACGAAGGCGACATCAGCAGCCGTTACATCGGTAACATCAAGCTGTTCGCATCCCACTCCACCATCGAGCTGCCAAAAGGCATGCCGGGCGAAGTACTGCAGCACTTTACCCGTACTCGCATCCTGAACAAGCCGATGAACATGCAGCTGCTGGGCGATGCACAGCCACGTCCTGACCGTGGCGGCGAACGTCGTGGCGGTGGTCGCGGTTTCGGTGGCGAGCGTCGTGAAGGCGGTCGTAGCGAAGGTCGTGGTGGTGAAGGTCGTCGTTTCTCCGGTGAACGCCGCGAGAGCCGTGGCCCACGTCGTGAAGAAGGCACCAGCCGTCGTCGTTTTGGTGACGCGTAAGCCTTTCGTTTCTGACGTAAAGTAATATATACAGCCCCGATAAAGACTATCGGGGCTTTTTTTATTTTCTTTGTACTCTTGTACTGGTACAGTGCAGCGCATTAAAATGCAAACCACAT
This region of Enterobacter cloacae complex sp. R_G8 genomic DNA includes:
- a CDS encoding DEAD/DEAH family ATP-dependent RNA helicase is translated as MAEFETTFADLGLKAPILEALNDLGYEKPSPIQAECIPHLLSGRDVLGMAQTGSGKTAAFSLPLLNNIDPDLRAPQILVLAPTRELAVQVAEAMTEFSKHMRGVNVVALYGGQRYDVQLRALRQGPQIVVGTPGRLLDHLKRGTLDLSKLSGLVLDEADEMLRMGFIEDVETIMAQIPEGHQTALFSATMPEAIRRITRRFMKEPQEVRIQSSVTTRPDISQSYWSVYGMRKNEALVRFLEAEDFDAAIIFVRTKNATLEVAEALERNGYNSAALNGDMNQALREQTLERLKDGRLDILIATDVAARGLDVERISLVVNYDIPMDSESYVHRIGRTGRAGRAGRALLFVENRERRLLRNIERTMKLTIPEAELPNAELLGKRRLEKFAAKVQQQLESSDLDQYRALLAQIQPTAEGEELDIETLAAALLKMAQGERTLIVPPDAPMRPRREFRDRDDRFERRGDRNDRGPRGDRPERGGEDRPRRERRDAGEMELYRIEVGRDDGVEVRHIVGAIANEGDISSRYIGNIKLFASHSTIELPKGMPGEVLQHFTRTRILNKPMNMQLLGDAQPRPDRGGERRGGGRGFGGERREGGRSEGRGGEGRRFSGERRESRGPRREEGTSRRRFGDA